Below is a window of Prunus dulcis unplaced genomic scaffold, ALMONDv2, whole genome shotgun sequence DNA.
TGTAGTAGGTCGGATCGTACCAATCCattttattctatttattCCAAGGAAAGAATTCAACAATCACTTAGCCAAAATCAAGGAACTTTTCGTACGTTATTGAATAGAAGTAAAGAATCCCAATCTTTGATAATTTTGTCATCATACAATTGTTTTCAAATGAGTCCATTCAACGATGTAAAATATTACAACGGGATAAAAGAATCAATTAAAAGAGATAGAGATCCTCTAATTACAATTAGGAATTCGTTAGGCCCTTTAGGAACAGCCTCTCAAATTGataatttttattcattttaccATTTAATAACTCATAATCAGATTTCGTTAACTAAATATTTGCAACTcaacaatttaaaacagaCTTTTCaagtattaaaatattatttaatggaTGAAAACGGAAGAATTTATAATTCCGATACGAACATACTTTTGAATccattcaatttgaattgGCATTTTCTCCACCATGATTATAATCATAATTATTGTGAGGAAACATACACAATAATTAGCCTCGGGCAGTTTATTTGTGAAAATCTATGTATAGCCAAAAAAGGATCACACCTAAAATCGGGTCAAGTTATAATTGTTCAAATTGACTCTGTAGTAATAAGATCGGCGAAGCCCTATTTAGCCACTCCAGGAGCAACTGTTCATGGACATTATGGAGAAATCCTTTCCGAAGGAGATACATTAGTTAcatttatatatgaaaaatctAGATCTGGTGATATAACGCAGGGTCTTCCAAAAGTGGAACAAGTCTTAGAGGTGCGTTCGATTGATTCAATATCGATGAACCTAGAAAAGAGAGTTGAGGGTTGGAACGAGTGTATAACAAGAATTCTTGGAATTCCTTGGGGATTTTTGATTGGTGCTGAGCTAACTATAGTACAAAGTCGTATCTCTTTGGTTAATAAGATCCAAAAGGTTTATAGATCCCAGGGGGTGCAGATCCATAATAGACATATAGAAATTATTGTACGTCAAATAACATCAAAAGTGTTGGTTTCAGAAGATGGAATGTCTAATGTTTTTTCACCCGGAGAACTAATTGGATTGCTACGAGCTGAACGAACGGGGCGCGCTTTGGAAGAAGCGATTTGTTACCGAGCCATATTATTAGGAATAACGAAAGCATCTCTAAATACTCAAAGTTTCATATCCGAAGCGAGTTTTCAAGAAACTGCTCGAGTTTTAGCAAAAGCCGCCCTCCGGGGTCGTATCGATTGGTTGAAAGGTTTGAAAGAGAACGTTGTCCTAGGGGGTATGATACCCGTTGGTACCGGATTCAAAGGATTAGTGCACCGTTCAAGACAACATAACAACATTCCTTTggaaaccaaaaagaagaatttaTTCGAGGGGGAAATGAGAGATATTTTGTTCCACCACAGAGAGTTATTtgatttttgcatttaaaagaatttaCACGATACATCAGAACAATTTTTAATGATTCGATTCTTAAGAGCGAATTCATCCTTTTACGGTCATTTTATTTAGTAATAAAGAGAATAACGAATGGAAAGAAATGCACGTTTTGGATCTGTATCAACGGCCAATTTCCGTTAGAAGAGAAGGTTCCGTGGGaacaattatttatttctattttcagggtacttcatctctttttttttttttcaaagaaaaaaaaaaaagagaagaaaagaagtgTGGGGAAAAATGACAAGAAGATATTGGAACATCAATTTGGAAGAGATGATGGAAGCAGGAGTTCATTTTGGTCATGGTACTAGAAAATGGAATCCTAGAATGGCACCTTATATCTCTGCAAAGCGTAAAGGTATTCATATTATAAATCTTACTAGAACTGCTCGGTTTTTATCAGAAGCTTGTGATTTAGTTTTTGATGCAGCAAGTAGGGGAAAACAATTCTTAATTGTTGGTACCAAAAATAAAGCAGCTGATTCAGTAGCACGGGCTGCAATAAAGGCTCGGTGTCATTATGTTAATAAAAAATGGCTCGGTGGTATGTTAACGAATTGGTATACTACAGAAACGAGACTTCATAAGTTCAGGGACTTGAGAACGGAACAAAAGACGGGGAGAATCAACCGTCTTCCGAAAAGGGATGCGGCTGTGTTGAAGAGACAATTATTTCACTTGCAAACATATCTGGGCGGAATTAAATATATGACGGGGTTACCCGATATTGTAATAATCGTTGATCAGCAAGAAGAATATACGGCTCTTCGAGAATGTATCACTTTGGGAATTCCAACGATTTGTTTAATCGATACAAATTGTGACCCGGATCTCGCAGATATTTCGATTCCAGCGAATGATGACGCTATAGCTTCAATCCGATTAATTCTTAACAAATTAGTATTTGCAATTTGTGAGGGTCGTTCTAGCTATATACGAAATTCTTGATTAATAATAAGATAAGTAAATTTTTGGGGGAACTACATAGAATAGATTTATTGAATCGGTTACTATTCTTATATAGTacaaaagagataaaaataacTGGGGATATTATGTGATTTGTTGATATTCAAAATATACAATTCAAGTAGGCAAgtcgaaaagaaaaaaagatggtTGAATCAAAATAATTCCTTTAAAAGTTCTATTTCTTTCAGAGGGTAATATGAATGTTCTATTATGTTCTATCAAAACACTAGAAGGGTTGTACGATATATCCGGTGTGGAAGTAGGCCAACATTTCTATTGGCAAATAGGAAGTTTCCAAGTCCATGCTCAAGTACTTATTACTTCTTGGGTCGTAATTGCTATTTTATTAGGTTCAGCCGTTATAGCTGTTCGTAATCCACAAACCATTCCTACTGACGGTCAGAATTTCTTTGAATATGTCCTTGAATTCATTCGGGACGTGAGCAAAACTCAGATTGGAGAAGAATATGGTCCATGGGTTCCCTTTATTGGAACTAtgtttctatttatttttgtgtcgAATTGGTCGGGGGCTCTTTTACCTTGGAAAATCATACAGTTACCTCATGGGGAGTTAGCCGCACCCACAAATGATATAAATACTACCGTTGCTTTAGCTTTACTCACTTCAGTAGCATATTTCTATGCGGGCCTTACAAAAAAGGGATTAGGTTATTTCGGTAAATACATTCAACCAACTCCAATCCTTTTACCCATTAACATTTTAGAAGATTTCACAAAACCCCTATCGCTTAGTTTCCGACTTTTCGGAAATATTTTAGCTGATGAATTAGTAgttgttgttcttgtttctttaGTACCTTCAGTAGTTCCTATACCTGTCATGTTCCTTGGATTATTTACAAGCGGTATTCAAGCTCTTATTTTTGCAACCTTAGCTGCGGCTTATATAGGCGAATCCATGGAAGGTCATCATTGACTAGTtacatagtttttttttagcTTAGCCTGACGCAATGTATGCGCGACTCAAGGTAATCCACTTAGGGAAgataaatatacaaataaggtaagtataaattaaataaaggtATATACGATCTAGAGtaatagtaaaaaatattacGATATTCGggaattgtaaaaaaaaaaggaaagagatcTAAAAGATCTTTTTCCTAAAGTTTTTGTTTGGcctatttatttatactttcctCCAATGAATATTCTCTTTATAGTGTTTTGTTTATTCAATTCCAATATAAATATTCGGAGTCATAATCTGAGTAA
It encodes the following:
- the LOC117613762 gene encoding DNA-directed RNA polymerase subunit beta''-like, with translation MSPFNDVKYYNGIKESIKRDRDPLITIRNSLGPLGTASQIDNFYSFYHLITHNQISLTKYLQLNNLKQTFQVLKYYLMDENGRIYNSDTNILLNPFNLNWHFLHHDYNHNYCEETYTIISLGQFICENLCIAKKGSHLKSGQVIIVQIDSVVIRSAKPYLATPGATVHGHYGEILSEGDTLVTFIYEKSRSGDITQGLPKVEQVLEVRSIDSISMNLEKRVEGWNECITRILGIPWGFLIGAELTIVQSRISLVNKIQKVYRSQGVQIHNRHIEIIVRQITSKVLVSEDGMSNVFSPGELIGLLRAERTGRALEEAICYRAILLGITKASLNTQSFISEASFQETARVLAKAALRGRIDWLKGLKENVVLGGMIPVGTGFKGLVHRSRQHNNIPLETKKKNLFEGEMRDILFHHRELFDFCI